The following coding sequences lie in one Pungitius pungitius chromosome 18, fPunPun2.1, whole genome shotgun sequence genomic window:
- the nrarpa gene encoding notch-regulated ankyrin repeat-containing protein A, whose amino-acid sequence MSQAEVSTCSAPQRVFQEAVKKGNTKELHSLLQNMTNCEFNVNSFGPEGQTALHQSVIDGNLELVKLLVKFGADIRLANREGWSALHIAAFGGHQDIVLYLITKAKYSSGAR is encoded by the coding sequence ATGAGCCAGGCGGAGGTGTCGACGTGCTCCGCGCCGCAGCGGGTCTTCCAGGAGGCGGTGAAGAAGGGCAACACCAAGGAGCTGCACTCGTTGCTGCAGAACATGACAAACTGCGAGTTCAACGTCAACTCGTTCGGGCCGGAAGGACAGACGGCGCTGCACCAGTCGGTCATCGACGGCAACCTGGAGCTGGTCAAACTGCTGGTGAAGTTTGGCGCAGACATCCGACTGGCCAACAGGGAAGGCTGGAGCGCGTTACACATCGCCGCCTTCGGTGGCCACCAAGACATTGTGCTATACCTCATCACCAAGGCCAAGTACTCATCTGGCGCCCGGTGA
- the chchd10 gene encoding coiled-coil-helix-coiled-coil-helix domain-containing protein 10, mitochondrial has translation MARGSRSHHSAPASPAISHAPAPAHPPPAAMAPAPAQSQGPGLMAQMATTAAGVAAGSVAGHLLVGALSGSSGGSSNAEPAKPTYQEPPRSAPGQPGPCHYEVKQFLDCATNQTDLSLCEGFNEALKQCKFSRGVTSLV, from the exons ATGGCCCGAGGAAGCCGCAGCCACCACTCCGCGCCAGCCAG CCCGGCTATTTCCCATGCGCCAGCCCCCGCTCATCCACCTCCTGCTGCGATGGCCCCGGCTCCAGCTCAGTCCCAGGGTCCGGGCCTCATGGCCCAGATGGCGACCACAGCTGCTGGAGTGGCGGCGGGCTCGGTTGCGGGCCACCTCCTTGTCGGCGCCCTTTCGGGATCCAGCGGTGGAAGCAGCAACGCCGAGCCGGCCAAGCCTACATACCAG GAGCCCCCCCGGTCTGCCCCAGGCCAGCCAGGCCCATGTCACTACGAGGTCAAACAGTTCCTTGACTGCGCCACCAACCAGACGGACCTGAGTTTGTGCGAGGGCTTCAACGAGGCGCTCAAGCAGTGCAAGTTCTCCCGGG GTGTGACATCACTGGTGTGA